Below is a window of Niabella agricola DNA.
TGTTACGGTAGATAATGATGACATGCCTTTGCAGATAAAGGTAGCTTCTTTGCCGAGCGCGCGCCTGCAGGTGTATTTTCTGGAAAACGAAGAACTGTTCAAACGCAAAACGCTTTTTCATGATGAGAACGACCAATGGTTTGAGGACAATGATCTTAGAACGGTTTTTTATTGTAAAGGGGCCCTGGAAACGGTAAAGAAATTCGGCTGGTCGCCGGATATCATCCATTGCAGCGGCTGGATGACCGGACTGATTCCTGCATACCTGAAAACCGTTTATAAAAAAGAACCCGTATTTGCGCACAGCAAGATCGTATACACCATTGGTGAAACCACCTTTAAAGAAAAACTGGGAAAGGAGTTTATACAAAAAGCGCTGATCCACCCATCTTTAAAAGAAAAAGACCTGGATGTATACAAGGATGGAACCAATGTGGCCCTGATGCGGGGAGGAGCCACCTTTTCGGATGCGATCAGCTTTGGCTCGGCAGATGTAGATAAAAAGCTGGTAGCGGAGTTTTCAAAAGTGCGTGGGAAAAAGACCCTGCCGTTTAAAGAAGACTCTGATTTAACAGAGTATTTACAACTGTATCACGATCTTGCGAGCTGATGAATCTTTTACGCTTATTAAATTCAATATTTTTTGTGAAAAAAAGGCATTTTTTTGCACTCGGTCTTTTCATCCTGGCTACCGGACTGATTGTTTCCTGCAGCAAAATAAACCTGGCTACCGAACTGGGACAAGGATTGATTCCGGAGGTGGATAATATCCATACGTTTGATACCACATTGGAGGTGGAAAGCTTTAATAAACTGTTTACTGCCGAAAACGACAGCTTCAAAACCCTTTGGAGCGACCGGCAGTTCCTGGGTGTGATCAGCAATGATCCC
It encodes the following:
- a CDS encoding glycogen/starch synthase, giving the protein MSAKKRILFIANEMSPYLELTEFSETVNKLAIKANDNGFEVRCIMPRFGSINERRHRLHEVVRLSGINVTVDNDDMPLQIKVASLPSARLQVYFLENEELFKRKTLFHDENDQWFEDNDLRTVFYCKGALETVKKFGWSPDIIHCSGWMTGLIPAYLKTVYKKEPVFAHSKIVYTIGETTFKEKLGKEFIQKALIHPSLKEKDLDVYKDGTNVALMRGGATFSDAISFGSADVDKKLVAEFSKVRGKKTLPFKEDSDLTEYLQLYHDLAS